The following coding sequences lie in one Arachis stenosperma cultivar V10309 chromosome 5, arast.V10309.gnm1.PFL2, whole genome shotgun sequence genomic window:
- the LOC130980043 gene encoding golgin candidate 1-like: MASWLKAAEDLFEHVDRRAKLVVSDLAEEQPDSKPPASNGQGSKGNRTKKVKAHKRLSTPATVTSDATAEKSETLAAAVDATTQRDNVELVAENDRSTPISADQPNKEQPVDSTSPLSDTSLSQKPTDDVGKHATDDVKVLAAETVSEVATVSTNGEPVKENAYEEDPPQTSKGIEAPSDELTNVGQTNKPRDLDANQNVNQERSESVGADIVPNNDDGPKDGDVKNESVPNRKNDQHHKTEISPQKVQDQLEEAQGLLKTTKSTGGSKEARLARVCAGLSTRLQEYKSENAQLEELLTAERELSKSYEANIKQLQKDLSESKREVTRVESNMVEALAAKNAEIEALLSSMDSLKRQAAQSEGNLASIQVNMESMMRNRELTETRMMQALREELASAERRAEEERAAHNATKMAAMEREVDLEQRAIESSTALARIQRIADERTAKATELEQKVALLEVECSSLNQELQDMEVRLRREQKKSPEEANQVIQMQARQEELERARQGQREAENKLSSLEAEFQKMRVEMAAMKRDAEHYSRQEHMELEKRYRELTDLLYYKQTQLETMVSEKAATEFQLEKEIKRLQEAQAEAERSRVSRRASTSWEDETEIKSLEALPVHHRHLVGASIQLQKAVKLLDSGAVRATRFLWRYPTARVILFFYLVFVHLFLMYLLHRLQEQDTLSAREVAESMGLSTQNLH; the protein is encoded by the exons ATGGCGTCGTGGCTCAAAGCAGCTGAAG aTTTATTCGAACATGTAGATCGAAGAGCAAAGCTGGTTGTCAGTGACTTAGCTGAAGAACAACCAGACTCTAAGCCTCCAG CTTCCAATGGGCAAGGATCTAAAGGCAACAGGACCAAAAAAGTCAAG GCTCATAAGAGACTATCCACGCCAGCAACTGTAACGAGTGATGCCACTGCAGAGAAAAGTGAAACTCTAGCTGCAGCAGTGGATGCAACAACTCAGAGGGACAATGTTGAACTTGTAGCTGAAAATGATCGGAGTACCCCCATATCTGCAGATCAACCAAACAAGGAGCAACCTGTGGATTCAACGTCTCCCTTGTCCGACACTTCATTATCACAAAAGCCAACTGATGATGTTGGTAAACATGCCACAGATGATGTGAAAGTTTTAGCAGCTGAAACTGTTTCTGAAGTTGCCACTGTATCTACAAATGGTGAGCCTGTCAAAGAGAATGCTTATGAGGAGGATCCTCCCCAAACTTCCAAAGGAATTGAAGCCCCAAGTGATGAACTCACTAATGTTGGCCAAACTAACAAGCCTAGGGATCTGGATGCAAATCAAAATGTGAATCAAGAGAGATCAGAATCTGTGGGTGCTGATATTGTTCCTAATAATGATGATGGACCTAAAGATGGTGATGTAAAGAATGAATCAGTTCCGAATAGAAAGAATGATCAGCATCATAAAACCGAGATCTCCCCACAGAAAGTACAAGATCAACTTGAAGAG GCTCAAGGGTTgcttaaaacaacaaaatcaacTGGTGGGTCCAAAGAGGCAAGGTTAGCTCGG GTCTGTGCTGGATTATCAACTCGCCTTCAAGAATACAAATCTGAAAATGCACAACTAGAGGAACTTCTCACTGCAGAG AGAGAGCTGAGTAAATCATATGAAGCTAACATAAAACAGCTACAGAAGGATTTGtctgaaagtaaaagggaagTAACAAGAGTTGAATCAAATATGGTTGAGGCCTTGGCAGCCAAAAATGCTGAAATTGAGGCACTTCTAAGTTCCATGGATTCACTTAAGAGGCAGGCTGCACAATCTGAAGGAAATCTAGCTTCCATTCAG GTAAACATGGAATCTATGATGAGAAATCGAGAGTTAACAGAAACAAGGATGATGCAG GCTCTAAGAGAGGAGCTAGCATCTGCAGAACGAAGAGCAGAAGAGGAACGTGCAGCGCATAATGCTACCAAAATG GCTGCTATGGAAAGAGAAGTAGACTTGGAGCAACGAGCCATTGAGTCATCTACAGCACTTGCAAGGATACAG AGAATAGCAGATGAGAGGACAGCAAAGGCCACTGAACTTGAGCAGAAGGTGGCACTTCTTGAG GTAGAATGTTCATCTTTAAATCAAGAGCTTCAAGATATGGAAGTCCGGCTGCGTCGTGAACAAAAAAAGTCACCAGAAGAAGCAAATCAAGTTATTCAG ATGCAGGCACGGCAGGAAGAACTGGAGCGTGCACGTCAGGGTCAGAGGGAAGCTGAAAATAAGCTATCTTCCTTGGAG GCTGAATTTCAGAAGATGAGAGTTGAAATGGCTGCCATGAAGAGGGATGCTGAGCATTACTCACGTCAG GAGCACATGGAGTTAGAGAAACGTTATCGGGAACTGACTGACCTCCTG TACTACAAACAAACACAATTAGAAACCATGGTTAGTGAAAAAGCTGCAACGGAGTTTCAATTGGAGAAGGAAATTAAGCGTCTTCAAGAAGCACAG GCAGAAGCTGAACGAAGTAGGGTTTCTCGTCGAGCGTCAACATCTTGGGAAGATGAGACTGAAATAAAATCCCTTGA GGCTCTTCCTGTGCATCACCGTCATCTGGTTGGTGCAAGTATTCAG TTGCAAAAGGCAGTGAAATTGTTAGATTCGGGAGCTGTCAGGGCAACAAGATTTCTCTGGCGTTATCCCACAGCTCGAgttattctttttttctatttg GTATTTGTACATCTCTTCTTGATGTATCTCTTACACCGCCTTCAG